In a genomic window of Roseicitreum antarcticum:
- a CDS encoding SDR family NAD(P)-dependent oxidoreductase has product MPALQQMFDVAGKSVIVTGGASGIGKAYAEILAQQGAAVCIFDIDPDGLNRTVDGMTAQGWDVWGQTVDVSDREGMAKAFDAVAARHGRIDTVFANAGIDPGPGFNTPTGERNPDGAIENTPDEQWDRGIELNLTSVYVTVKNAVRHMKPAGGGQIIVTSSIAGMINESIVGTSYMPAKAAVNHFVRHMAMELGAYGIRVNAILPGPFITNIAGGRLRNKEDRAAFEAQSLIGRIGDVEDIKGIALLLASPAGAYFTGSLIVIDGGSLIRMT; this is encoded by the coding sequence ATGCCAGCACTACAGCAAATGTTCGATGTGGCGGGCAAGTCGGTGATCGTGACCGGCGGGGCCAGCGGGATCGGCAAGGCCTATGCCGAGATCTTGGCCCAACAGGGCGCGGCAGTCTGCATTTTCGATATCGACCCCGACGGGCTGAACCGCACGGTGGACGGGATGACGGCGCAGGGCTGGGATGTCTGGGGCCAGACTGTCGATGTCAGCGACCGCGAGGGCATGGCCAAGGCATTTGACGCGGTCGCCGCGCGGCACGGGCGCATCGACACTGTTTTTGCCAATGCCGGGATCGACCCCGGCCCGGGCTTCAACACCCCCACCGGCGAACGCAACCCCGATGGCGCGATCGAGAACACGCCAGATGAGCAATGGGACCGCGGGATCGAGCTGAACCTGACCTCGGTCTATGTCACCGTAAAGAACGCCGTACGCCACATGAAACCCGCAGGCGGCGGGCAGATCATCGTCACATCCTCGATCGCAGGGATGATCAACGAAAGCATCGTCGGCACCAGCTACATGCCAGCCAAGGCGGCAGTAAACCATTTCGTGCGGCATATGGCGATGGAACTGGGCGCCTACGGCATCCGCGTCAACGCGATCCTGCCGGGCCCTTTCATCACCAATATCGCGGGTGGGCGACTGCGCAACAAGGAAGACCGCGCCGCGTTTGAGGCGCAATCGTTGATCGGGAGGATCGGCGATGTGGAGGATATCAAAGGCATTGCGCTGCTGCTGGCCTCGCCCGCCGGGGCGTATTTCACCGGCTCGCTGATCGTGATCGACGGCGGCTCGCTGATCCGAATGACGTGA
- a CDS encoding ABC transporter substrate-binding protein: protein MANYNKHLRSGISRRSMLQGLGAGVAVSTLALPSYLRAQTAGTIRIGYISPATGPLGLFGETDGYTVQKIREALGGVLQSANGNTYDIEILERDSQSNPNKAAELAGDLILNDEVHLIVPASTTDTILPVMEQAELYETPCISSGAPWQAVIMPRGGGDFDWTYHFFWGLDEALNTFVGLWDGLETNKKVGMLFPQNIDGETWGNDDYGLPVPTRAAGYEVTIPGYFQPRTNDFSAQIAAFKEAGVDIIGGITYPDDLKTFVTQCNQQGFKPRAVTVAAALLFPGGVEAMGELGNGMSSEVWWTPAFPFTSTITGQDSTALAAQWETDQNRQWTQPLGYSHALLEVAIDILRRSADPLDREANRAAMAATDITTVCGPVKFSGTPHKNICTMPIFGGQWVTGEDWPYDLKIVDNSVNQLFEPEQPIVPINW, encoded by the coding sequence ATGGCAAACTACAACAAACATCTGAGGTCAGGCATCAGCCGCCGGTCCATGCTTCAAGGACTGGGCGCGGGGGTTGCGGTGTCCACGCTGGCGCTGCCAAGCTATCTGCGTGCGCAGACCGCCGGAACGATCCGCATCGGCTATATCAGCCCGGCCACTGGACCGCTCGGCCTGTTCGGGGAAACCGACGGCTACACCGTGCAAAAAATCCGCGAGGCCTTGGGCGGTGTCCTGCAATCGGCCAATGGCAACACCTATGACATCGAAATCCTGGAGCGCGACAGCCAGTCGAACCCTAACAAGGCGGCCGAACTGGCCGGTGATCTGATCCTCAACGACGAGGTGCATCTGATCGTGCCCGCATCCACCACCGACACGATCCTGCCGGTGATGGAGCAGGCAGAGCTTTACGAGACACCCTGCATCTCGTCCGGCGCGCCCTGGCAGGCCGTGATCATGCCGCGCGGTGGCGGCGATTTCGACTGGACCTATCACTTCTTCTGGGGACTGGATGAGGCGCTGAACACCTTCGTCGGCCTGTGGGACGGGCTGGAAACCAACAAGAAGGTGGGAATGCTGTTCCCGCAGAACATCGACGGCGAAACCTGGGGCAACGACGATTACGGCCTGCCGGTACCGACCCGCGCCGCCGGGTACGAGGTGACGATCCCGGGCTATTTCCAGCCGCGCACCAACGACTTTTCCGCGCAGATCGCGGCGTTCAAGGAAGCGGGCGTCGATATCATCGGCGGCATCACCTATCCCGACGACCTGAAGACCTTCGTGACCCAGTGCAATCAGCAGGGGTTCAAGCCGCGCGCGGTGACTGTCGCCGCAGCCCTTCTGTTCCCCGGCGGCGTCGAGGCAATGGGCGAACTGGGCAACGGCATGTCGAGCGAAGTCTGGTGGACACCCGCCTTCCCCTTCACATCGACAATCACCGGGCAGGACAGCACCGCGCTGGCCGCGCAATGGGAAACCGACCAGAACCGGCAATGGACCCAGCCGTTGGGCTATTCGCACGCGTTGCTGGAAGTCGCCATCGACATCCTGCGCCGTTCCGCCGACCCGCTGGACCGTGAGGCGAACCGTGCCGCAATGGCAGCGACCGACATCACGACGGTCTGCGGCCCGGTGAAGTTCAGCGGCACCCCGCACAAGAACATCTGCACCATGCCGATCTTTGGCGGGCAATGGGTGACGGGCGAAGATTGGCCCTATGACCTGAAGATCGTCGACAACTCGGTCAATCAGTTGTTCGAACCCGAGCAGCCGATCGTCCCGATCAACTGGTAA
- a CDS encoding ABC transporter ATP-binding protein — protein MNREVLLQARNVSKRFGAVRVLHDVSFDTYRGEVLGILGPNGAGKTTLFNMISGDLKPSGGEIRLGDTTLAGEPPFRRCRMGIGRTYQIPHPYIGMTTFENLLVAASFGSGRTESESYAFCAQVLVDCELADRANTSSGSLTLLDRKRLELARALASDPKLLLLDEIAGGLTEEESKALVALVRRIRDRGVTIIWIEHVLHALMAVADRLLVLNFGEKIAEGPPQEVIANAEVKRVYMGVDA, from the coding sequence ATGAACCGCGAAGTGTTGTTGCAGGCGCGCAATGTGTCGAAAAGATTCGGCGCGGTGCGGGTGCTGCACGATGTCAGCTTCGATACCTATCGGGGCGAAGTGCTGGGCATTCTCGGCCCCAACGGGGCAGGCAAGACGACCCTGTTCAACATGATCAGCGGCGACCTCAAACCCTCGGGCGGGGAAATCCGCCTGGGGGACACCACCCTGGCCGGCGAGCCGCCGTTTCGGCGCTGCCGCATGGGGATCGGGCGGACCTATCAGATTCCGCATCCCTATATCGGCATGACGACGTTTGAAAATCTGCTGGTCGCCGCATCGTTCGGCAGCGGGCGGACTGAAAGCGAAAGCTATGCCTTTTGCGCCCAGGTGTTGGTGGATTGCGAACTGGCCGACCGGGCCAATACATCGTCAGGCAGCCTGACGCTGCTCGATCGCAAACGGCTGGAACTGGCCCGCGCTCTGGCATCCGACCCAAAGCTGCTGCTCCTCGATGAGATTGCGGGCGGACTGACGGAAGAGGAATCGAAAGCGCTGGTCGCACTGGTGCGCCGCATCCGCGACCGGGGTGTGACGATCATCTGGATCGAGCATGTGCTGCATGCCCTCATGGCGGTGGCCGACCGGCTTCTGGTGCTGAACTTTGGCGAAAAGATCGCCGAAGGCCCACCGCAAGAGGTGATCGCAAACGCCGAGGTAAAGCGCGTCTACATGGGGGTCGATGCATGA
- a CDS encoding ABC transporter ATP-binding protein gives MTTVLSTHGLIARYGDFQALYGVDIDVAEGEAVALIGANGAGKSTFLRAIMGLLPVAPDMVRLDGQAIGGTLTDRMVQKGVAIVPEGRRLFTGMSVEDNLRVAVDQADRLGRKGGWSLERLHRLFPILKEKAQTQAQNLSGGQQQMVSIGRALLCQPRVLLCDEISLGLAPKVIREIYAAMPEIRGQGTSVIVVEQDVGLAQSASDRLFCMLEGRVTLSGASDQITREQIAAAYFGGSDAMV, from the coding sequence ATGACGACAGTTTTGTCCACACATGGCCTGATCGCGCGTTACGGCGACTTTCAGGCGCTTTACGGCGTCGATATCGACGTGGCGGAAGGTGAGGCCGTGGCGCTGATCGGGGCGAACGGGGCGGGCAAGTCCACGTTCTTGCGCGCGATCATGGGGCTTTTGCCTGTAGCGCCCGACATGGTGCGGCTGGACGGCCAGGCCATCGGCGGCACGTTAACCGACCGCATGGTGCAGAAGGGTGTGGCCATCGTTCCCGAAGGGCGGAGGCTGTTCACCGGCATGTCGGTCGAGGACAACCTGCGCGTCGCCGTCGATCAGGCGGACCGGCTGGGCCGCAAGGGCGGGTGGTCGCTGGAACGGCTGCACCGCCTGTTCCCGATCCTGAAGGAAAAGGCGCAAACGCAAGCACAGAACCTGTCGGGCGGGCAGCAACAGATGGTGTCCATCGGGCGCGCACTGCTGTGTCAACCGCGCGTGCTGCTGTGCGATGAGATCAGCCTGGGCCTTGCGCCAAAGGTGATCCGCGAGATCTATGCGGCCATGCCCGAAATCCGCGGGCAAGGCACCTCGGTGATCGTGGTGGAACAGGATGTGGGGTTGGCGCAATCGGCGTCCGACCGGCTGTTTTGCATGCTGGAGGGGCGCGTGACGCTAAGCGGCGCGTCCGATCAGATAACCCGCGAGCAAATTGCCGCGGCATATTTCGGAGGTTCCGATGCAATGGTTTGA
- a CDS encoding branched-chain amino acid ABC transporter permease, giving the protein MQWFDALIQGILLGGMYAQYALGMALMFGVMRIVNVSHGDLVILLSLIGISLASSFGLGPFTVMVALVPLAVAMGWLLQKAVLNKVVGDDPLPSLIATFGLSIALQNMMLQIWSANSRSLPGGGIESASIQLGSIYVGLLPVIVLAFATALTWGLDLMLKRTRFGRALRAASADVEAASMTGINARAVYASATAIAVGILGFAAVFQSLRSTVAPADGAAQLIYAFEAVIIGGMGSVWGAFIGSMVLGISQAIGFRIDPGFGILAGHIVFLLVLATRPQGLFGKV; this is encoded by the coding sequence ATGCAATGGTTTGATGCGCTGATCCAGGGGATCTTGCTGGGCGGCATGTATGCGCAATATGCGCTGGGAATGGCGCTGATGTTCGGCGTGATGCGGATCGTCAATGTCAGCCATGGCGATCTGGTGATCTTGCTGTCGCTGATCGGCATTTCGCTGGCATCTTCATTCGGGCTGGGGCCGTTCACCGTCATGGTGGCGCTGGTGCCGCTGGCCGTTGCGATGGGCTGGCTGTTGCAGAAGGCGGTGCTGAACAAGGTTGTGGGCGATGACCCACTGCCCTCGCTGATCGCGACGTTCGGGCTGTCCATCGCGTTGCAGAACATGATGTTGCAGATCTGGTCGGCCAACAGCCGGTCCCTGCCCGGCGGCGGGATCGAAAGCGCGTCGATCCAGTTGGGCAGCATCTATGTGGGTCTTCTGCCAGTGATCGTGCTGGCCTTTGCCACCGCGCTGACCTGGGGGCTGGACCTGATGCTGAAGCGCACCCGCTTTGGCCGCGCGTTGCGCGCCGCGTCTGCCGATGTCGAGGCCGCGTCGATGACTGGCATCAACGCCCGGGCGGTCTATGCCTCGGCCACGGCGATCGCGGTGGGGATCTTGGGTTTCGCTGCCGTCTTTCAGTCGCTGCGGTCCACCGTGGCACCCGCCGATGGCGCGGCGCAGCTGATCTACGCCTTCGAGGCCGTCATCATCGGCGGCATGGGGTCAGTCTGGGGGGCCTTCATCGGGTCGATGGTGCTGGGCATCAGCCAGGCCATCGGCTTTCGCATCGACCCGGGCTTCGGCATCCTGGCGGGTCACATTGTCTTCCTGCTCGTGCTGGCGACGCGCCCGCAGGGGCTGTTCGGAAAGGTCTGA
- a CDS encoding branched-chain amino acid ABC transporter permease, with the protein MSAVSSSPPSTAPALPPVLVRRQTGSGRVALVLFAIAIIALASMAWWAKTGTIRMMLELCCYIAVAQMWNMLAGYAGLVSVGQQAFMGAAGYALFVLAQTFGINPFLAIFLSLLVPAVLAVPCYMLLHRLDGPYFAIGTWVVAEVFRLVASNMGFLNAGAGMSLGVMRDYSLFERNVAMSWLCAILILTTIGGSYWFLRSRYGLALIAMRDNPVAAASQGVNVPRLRFMIYIAAAVGCGLAGAIYSMAQLRINPPSAFDPMWASIAIFIVMVGGIASIEGVLIGSLIYFLADRWFGEYGASYFVVLGVMTVLVALYARGGIWGAVSKRWDVHWFPIRRNLTYTSQDTAKPEDKS; encoded by the coding sequence ATGAGCGCTGTATCCTCTTCCCCCCCCTCCACCGCCCCGGCCCTGCCGCCGGTGCTGGTGCGGCGTCAGACCGGCTCCGGGCGCGTGGCGCTGGTGCTGTTCGCGATTGCGATCATCGCGCTGGCCTCGATGGCATGGTGGGCGAAAACCGGCACCATCCGCATGATGCTGGAACTGTGCTGTTACATCGCCGTAGCGCAAATGTGGAACATGCTGGCGGGCTATGCCGGGCTGGTTTCGGTTGGGCAACAGGCCTTCATGGGCGCGGCTGGCTATGCGTTGTTCGTGCTGGCGCAGACCTTCGGCATCAATCCCTTCCTGGCGATCTTCCTGTCGTTGCTGGTGCCCGCTGTGCTGGCCGTGCCGTGTTACATGCTGCTGCACCGGCTGGACGGGCCATATTTCGCCATTGGCACCTGGGTGGTGGCCGAGGTGTTCCGGCTGGTCGCGTCGAACATGGGGTTTCTGAACGCAGGCGCGGGCATGTCGCTGGGCGTGATGCGCGACTATTCGCTGTTTGAACGCAACGTTGCCATGTCCTGGCTATGCGCGATCTTGATCCTGACAACCATCGGCGGCAGCTACTGGTTCTTGCGCTCGCGCTACGGGCTGGCGCTGATTGCCATGCGCGACAATCCGGTGGCGGCGGCCAGTCAGGGCGTGAACGTGCCCCGCCTGCGCTTCATGATCTATATCGCCGCCGCAGTCGGCTGCGGGCTGGCGGGCGCGATCTACTCGATGGCGCAGCTGCGCATCAACCCGCCTTCGGCGTTCGATCCAATGTGGGCCAGCATCGCGATCTTCATCGTCATGGTGGGCGGCATTGCGTCGATCGAAGGGGTGCTGATCGGCTCGCTGATCTACTTTCTGGCCGACCGCTGGTTCGGCGAATATGGCGCAAGCTATTTCGTCGTGCTGGGCGTGATGACCGTGCTGGTCGCCCTTTACGCCCGCGGCGGCATCTGGGGGGCGGTGTCCAAGCGATGGGATGTCCATTGGTTCCCGATCCGCCGCAACCTGACCTATACATCGCAAGATACCGCCAAGCCGGAGGACAAGTCATGA
- a CDS encoding zinc-dependent alcohol dehydrogenase: MKAAIFDAVGSPLRIGTQPDPTPGADEVVLRVAACGICGSDLHITEDPGPFGIHPGFVLGHEIAGEVVATGTDVHGLKVGDGVAVVPMRGCGHCATCRAGDPARCADLVLIGGGYAEYVTVAARQCHLLPEGVALADGALAEPLAVALHCVIRARMQPGARVAVLGAGPIGLLVAFWARRLGAAQVVMADLHAHQRDRALALGATGFALSDDRVAQNIADLAGGPPDIVFECVGKRGLLQAAVQTVRPQGKVIGVGLCVGGDAWDPFTALMKEIELIFAVFFHQGHEFGPALDALAEGRFAPQQIITDRIGLSPVPQMFEGLRSRTTQCKVLIQPDMSDA, from the coding sequence ATGAAAGCTGCCATTTTCGACGCGGTCGGCAGCCCGCTGCGCATCGGCACCCAGCCTGACCCCACGCCCGGTGCGGATGAGGTGGTGCTGCGTGTCGCCGCTTGCGGAATCTGCGGCAGCGACCTGCACATCACCGAAGACCCTGGCCCCTTCGGCATTCACCCGGGCTTCGTGCTGGGCCATGAAATTGCGGGCGAGGTGGTGGCAACAGGTACGGACGTGCACGGCCTGAAGGTCGGCGATGGCGTGGCGGTGGTGCCGATGCGCGGCTGCGGGCATTGCGCCACCTGCCGCGCGGGCGATCCGGCGCGCTGCGCCGATCTGGTGTTGATCGGCGGCGGCTATGCGGAATATGTCACCGTCGCCGCGCGCCAGTGCCACCTGTTGCCCGAAGGTGTCGCGCTGGCCGATGGTGCCCTGGCAGAGCCGTTGGCCGTCGCGCTGCATTGCGTGATCCGCGCCCGCATGCAGCCCGGCGCCCGCGTGGCCGTTCTGGGCGCGGGGCCCATCGGGCTGCTGGTCGCTTTCTGGGCGCGGCGGCTGGGGGCGGCGCAGGTGGTGATGGCCGATCTGCACGCCCATCAGCGCGACCGCGCGCTGGCGCTTGGCGCCACGGGCTTCGCGCTGTCGGACGACCGTGTCGCACAGAACATCGCCGATCTGGCCGGCGGCCCGCCCGACATCGTGTTTGAATGCGTGGGCAAGCGCGGGTTGCTGCAGGCCGCAGTGCAGACCGTACGCCCGCAGGGCAAGGTGATCGGCGTAGGTCTGTGCGTCGGCGGCGACGCATGGGACCCTTTCACCGCGCTGATGAAAGAGATCGAGCTGATCTTTGCCGTCTTCTTCCACCAGGGCCACGAATTCGGCCCCGCGCTGGATGCGTTGGCCGAGGGCCGCTTTGCCCCGCAGCAGATCATCACCGACCGTATCGGCCTGTCGCCCGTACCGCAGATGTTCGAGGGGCTGCGCAGCCGTACCACACAATGCAAGGTGCTGATCCAGCCGGATATGTCCGATGCCTGA